From Bradyrhizobium sp. NDS-1, the proteins below share one genomic window:
- a CDS encoding ABC transporter permease: MSTYSLSDGLASGAPRFSRAPLLAGWIRESGAGVLASVAWIAFGLSCLWWQDVGDWTRTHSLGIAAFVIAAIALFGTVGADYLGSAGRALQARAPWLLALGAFLTLWEVATAKFAWLPLPFFPPPQAIIEVYTDDLPKLLDSVFASVKLQLGGYLIGATVGFLTGVSIGWSRAVGYWVHPVLRFIGPLPATAWLPIAFFTFPSSWSASTFLIALATGFPVTVLTWSGVASVSNAYYDVARTLGAKPSFLVLKVAIPAALPHVFVGLFMGLGSSFAVLVVAEMIGVKAGLGWYLQWAQGWAAYANMYAALIVMSLLCSGAITLLFAIRDRLLVWQKGTVKW, from the coding sequence ATGTCGACGTATTCGCTGTCTGACGGCCTCGCCTCCGGCGCGCCGCGTTTCTCCCGCGCGCCGCTGCTTGCGGGCTGGATACGGGAGTCCGGCGCCGGAGTTCTCGCCAGCGTCGCCTGGATCGCGTTCGGCCTGTCCTGCCTGTGGTGGCAGGATGTCGGCGACTGGACGCGCACGCATTCCCTGGGCATCGCCGCCTTCGTCATCGCGGCGATCGCGCTGTTCGGAACCGTCGGCGCCGATTATCTGGGGTCGGCAGGACGGGCATTGCAGGCGCGGGCGCCCTGGCTTCTTGCGCTCGGTGCGTTCCTGACCTTGTGGGAGGTCGCGACCGCGAAATTCGCCTGGCTGCCGCTGCCGTTCTTTCCGCCGCCGCAGGCGATCATCGAGGTCTATACCGATGACCTGCCAAAGCTGCTCGACAGCGTGTTCGCCTCGGTCAAGCTCCAGCTCGGCGGCTATTTGATCGGCGCGACGGTTGGCTTCCTGACCGGCGTCTCGATCGGCTGGTCGCGCGCCGTCGGCTATTGGGTGCATCCGGTGCTGCGCTTCATCGGCCCGCTGCCGGCGACCGCCTGGCTTCCGATCGCGTTCTTCACGTTCCCGTCGAGCTGGAGCGCCTCGACCTTCCTGATTGCGCTGGCGACGGGCTTTCCCGTCACCGTGTTGACCTGGTCCGGCGTCGCGAGCGTGAGCAACGCCTATTACGACGTTGCGCGCACGCTGGGGGCAAAGCCATCCTTCCTGGTGTTGAAAGTCGCGATCCCCGCAGCATTGCCGCACGTCTTCGTCGGCCTGTTCATGGGACTGGGTTCGTCCTTCGCCGTGCTCGTCGTCGCCGAGATGATCGGCGTCAAGGCCGGGCTCGGCTGGTATTTGCAGTGGGCGCAGGGCTGGGCCGCCTACGCCAACATGTATGCGGCGCTGATCGTGATGTCGCTGCTCTGCTCCGGCGCGATTACGCTGCTGTTTGCGATCCGCGATCGTCTCCTGGTCTGGCAGAAGGGGACCGTGAAATGGTAG
- a CDS encoding ABC transporter ATP-binding protein encodes MVALAEAVTRSAGAALDIEQVSHAFDIDGAELPVLSDVSISVEPGEFVALLGPSGCGKSTLLRLVAGLDKPKAGRLREDETRIRSPHPSRVVVFQDPTLFPWRSVWDNVALGLEAQGILKRQRHRVDAALDLVGLASFRNAYPHQLSGGMAQRVALARALVNDPKILILDEPLGKLDSLTRITMQAELVALWQRKGFTTLLVTHDAEEALVLANRVVVFSDRPARVKADIRVDRPYPRHRGDPYLADLRRQILGLLGLDATW; translated from the coding sequence ATGGTAGCTCTGGCTGAAGCGGTCACGCGTTCTGCCGGCGCCGCGCTCGACATCGAGCAGGTCAGCCACGCCTTCGACATCGACGGAGCCGAATTGCCGGTGCTCAGCGACGTCAGCATCTCCGTGGAGCCTGGCGAGTTCGTCGCACTGCTCGGTCCTTCCGGCTGCGGCAAGTCGACCCTGCTGCGGCTGGTCGCCGGCCTCGACAAGCCCAAGGCCGGAAGGCTGAGGGAGGACGAGACGCGCATCAGAAGCCCGCATCCCTCGCGCGTGGTCGTGTTCCAGGATCCGACCCTGTTTCCCTGGCGGTCGGTCTGGGACAACGTCGCGCTCGGTCTCGAGGCCCAGGGCATTTTGAAGCGCCAGCGTCATCGCGTCGACGCCGCGCTCGATCTGGTCGGGCTGGCATCGTTCCGCAACGCCTATCCGCACCAGCTCTCCGGCGGCATGGCGCAGCGCGTCGCGCTGGCGCGTGCTCTGGTCAACGATCCCAAAATCCTGATCCTCGACGAGCCGCTCGGAAAGCTGGACTCGCTGACCCGCATCACCATGCAGGCCGAGCTCGTCGCGCTCTGGCAGCGCAAGGGCTTCACCACGCTGCTGGTGACGCATGACGCCGAGGAGGCGCTGGTGCTCGCCAACCGCGTCGTCGTCTTCAGCGATCGCCCGGCCCGGGTGAAGGCCGACATCCGCGTCGATCGGCCCTATCCAAGGCATCGCGGCGATCCGTATCTGGCGGATCTGCGCCGGCAGATTCTCGGCCTTCTGGGATTGGATGCGACATGGTGA
- a CDS encoding acyl-CoA dehydrogenase family protein, with product MVTSAAKGRTPHSEPDYVARAEALATGFAARAAEHDCTGSFPFENFRELSEAGLLSLTVPAVHGGAGAGARYAARVIGIIGKADPSTALVLSMHIINHLVMARSPTWPVRLSRKLACESVEGLALVNALRVEPELGSPARGGLPATIARRTETGWRLSGHKIYSTGSPILKWYLVWARTDEAEPRVGQLLVPAGLPGTRIVETWDHHGLRASGSHDVVFDDVVIPLDAEIDVRKPADWRGPDVTQATVHTIFVAAIYDGIARAARDWLISFLKQRAPASLGAPLATLPRAQEILGAIEARLAVNARLIESFARDFDDGVQLSAGESNVIKLTVTNNAVAAVEDALSLTGNHGLSRANPLERHYRDVLCGRVHTPQDDSTRIGLGRAALGL from the coding sequence ATGGTGACTTCCGCAGCCAAGGGGCGGACGCCGCATAGCGAACCCGATTACGTCGCGCGCGCCGAGGCGCTCGCGACGGGCTTTGCCGCGCGCGCGGCCGAGCACGACTGCACCGGCAGCTTCCCGTTCGAGAACTTTCGCGAGCTATCGGAAGCCGGCCTGTTGTCGTTGACGGTGCCGGCCGTCCATGGCGGTGCCGGAGCGGGCGCAAGGTACGCCGCGCGCGTGATCGGCATCATCGGCAAGGCCGATCCCTCGACCGCGCTGGTGCTGTCGATGCACATCATCAATCATCTGGTGATGGCGCGCAGCCCGACCTGGCCGGTGCGGCTGTCGCGCAAGCTCGCGTGCGAGAGCGTCGAAGGCCTTGCCCTCGTCAACGCGCTGCGCGTCGAGCCGGAGCTCGGCTCACCCGCCCGTGGCGGGCTGCCCGCGACCATCGCGCGGCGCACCGAGACCGGTTGGCGCCTCTCCGGTCACAAGATCTATTCGACGGGATCGCCGATCCTGAAATGGTATCTGGTCTGGGCGCGGACCGACGAAGCCGAGCCGCGCGTCGGACAGCTCCTGGTGCCGGCGGGCCTGCCGGGCACGCGCATCGTCGAGACCTGGGACCATCACGGCCTGCGCGCCAGCGGCAGCCATGATGTCGTCTTCGACGACGTCGTCATCCCGCTCGACGCCGAGATCGATGTCCGCAAGCCCGCCGATTGGCGCGGCCCTGACGTGACGCAGGCGACAGTCCACACCATCTTCGTCGCTGCGATCTACGATGGCATCGCCCGTGCCGCGCGCGATTGGCTGATCTCGTTCCTGAAGCAGCGGGCTCCGGCCAGCCTCGGCGCGCCGCTCGCGACCTTGCCGCGTGCACAGGAGATCCTCGGCGCCATCGAGGCGCGGCTCGCGGTGAATGCGCGGCTGATCGAGTCCTTTGCGCGCGATTTCGATGACGGTGTCCAGCTCTCAGCAGGCGAGTCCAACGTCATCAAGCTGACCGTGACCAACAACGCGGTCGCCGCTGTCGAGGACGCGCTGTCGCTCACCGGCAATCACGGCCTGTCCCGCGCCAATCCGCTGGAACGGCACTATCGCGACGTGCTGTGCGGCCGCGTGCACACGCCGCAGGACGATTCCACGCGCATCGGCCTCGGCCGCGCCGCGTTGGGCCTCTAG
- a CDS encoding LLM class flavin-dependent oxidoreductase, which translates to MSIEFIGFISNNNSSETVVREGPVLDPTHIETVAKAHENAGFDRALLAFHSTSPDALQVAQHVLNTTSRLNVLIAQRPGFTAPTLLARQFAVLDQFSRGRVALHVITGGNATELRQDGNTLDDKDERYARTSEFLDVLKLEWTSDKPFTYKGRYYQVENAFSQVKPYRSDGIRIYFGGASDAAIEVAGKHADTFALWGESYAQVRDVTSRVHNAAVRQGRPTPRFSLSVRPIIAPTEKQAWEKAEEILARATALQDKTGYRKPADGHATAGARRLLALADQGSRIDKRLWTEIAKLTGANSNTTALVGTPEQVAEVFGDYYDLGISHFLIRGFDPLIDAIEYGRELIPRTRELVAKRQAVRGEAAE; encoded by the coding sequence ATGTCGATCGAGTTCATCGGCTTCATCAGCAACAACAATTCATCCGAGACCGTCGTCCGCGAAGGACCGGTGCTCGACCCCACCCACATCGAAACGGTGGCGAAGGCGCATGAGAACGCCGGCTTCGATCGCGCGCTGCTGGCGTTTCATTCGACCTCGCCCGACGCGCTTCAGGTGGCCCAGCACGTCCTCAACACGACCTCCCGCCTCAACGTGCTGATCGCGCAGCGGCCGGGCTTTACCGCCCCGACGCTGCTGGCGCGGCAGTTCGCCGTGCTCGACCAGTTTTCGCGCGGCAGGGTCGCGCTCCATGTCATCACCGGCGGCAATGCCACCGAGCTCAGGCAGGACGGCAACACGCTCGACGACAAGGACGAGCGCTACGCCCGCACCTCCGAATTCCTCGATGTGCTCAAGCTGGAATGGACCAGCGACAAGCCGTTCACTTACAAAGGCAGGTACTACCAGGTCGAGAATGCGTTCTCGCAGGTGAAGCCGTATCGCTCCGACGGCATCCGCATCTATTTCGGCGGCGCCTCGGATGCGGCGATCGAGGTCGCCGGCAAGCATGCCGACACCTTTGCGCTGTGGGGAGAATCCTACGCGCAGGTACGCGATGTCACCTCGCGCGTGCATAACGCAGCGGTTCGCCAGGGGCGGCCAACGCCGCGCTTCAGCCTGTCGGTCCGGCCGATCATTGCGCCCACCGAGAAGCAGGCCTGGGAGAAGGCGGAAGAGATTTTGGCGCGTGCCACCGCGCTGCAGGACAAGACCGGCTATCGCAAGCCCGCCGACGGCCACGCCACGGCCGGTGCGCGGCGCCTGCTCGCGCTTGCCGACCAGGGCAGCCGCATCGACAAGCGGCTCTGGACCGAGATCGCAAAGCTCACCGGCGCCAACAGCAACACCACCGCGCTGGTCGGCACGCCCGAACAGGTCGCCGAAGTCTTCGGCGACTATTACGACCTCGGCATCAGCCATTTTCTGATCCGCGGCTTCGATCCGCTGATCGATGCGATCGAATATGGCCGCGAGCTGATCCCGCGGACCCGGGAGCTTGTCGCCAAGCGGCAGGCCGTTCGCGGGGAGGCCGCGGAATGA
- a CDS encoding ABC transporter substrate-binding protein, with protein sequence MIRLMLAGALLFASFELAAAQTTLRVGDQKGNAQAVMEAAGVLKDVPYRIEWKEFPAAAPLLEALSAGAIETGLVGDAPFTFAAASGAPVKAIAAIRQTREGLAVLVPENSPIRSFADLRGKKIATGRGSIGHQLILAALEKNGWSASDVQIAFLAPSDAKIAYTQGSVDAWSTWEPYVSQEEVLFKSRRIITSEGLTPGLSFQVARPDAIRDKRAELTDFIRRLTAARAWSLNNIDSYAANWGRLMNIPTSVPQNWLSRAKIRIAPIDDGVVADEQSTIDLYFRWGLIKQKLDARDIVDRSFTDAIAKAGL encoded by the coding sequence ATGATCCGCCTGATGCTGGCCGGCGCGCTGCTTTTCGCCTCGTTCGAGCTCGCGGCGGCGCAAACCACCTTGCGCGTCGGCGACCAGAAGGGCAATGCGCAGGCCGTGATGGAAGCGGCAGGCGTGCTTAAGGACGTTCCCTACAGGATCGAGTGGAAGGAGTTTCCGGCGGCAGCTCCCTTGCTGGAGGCGCTCAGCGCCGGCGCGATCGAGACCGGGCTCGTTGGGGACGCGCCCTTCACGTTCGCCGCGGCCTCCGGCGCGCCGGTCAAGGCCATCGCGGCGATACGGCAGACCCGCGAGGGGCTCGCGGTCCTCGTGCCGGAGAATTCGCCGATCAGGAGCTTTGCCGATCTGCGCGGCAAAAAGATCGCAACCGGTCGCGGCTCGATCGGACATCAGTTGATCCTTGCCGCGCTCGAGAAGAACGGCTGGAGCGCGAGCGATGTGCAGATCGCGTTTCTCGCACCGTCGGATGCCAAGATCGCCTACACGCAAGGCTCGGTCGATGCGTGGTCGACCTGGGAGCCCTATGTCAGCCAGGAAGAGGTGCTGTTCAAATCGCGCCGCATCATCACCTCGGAAGGGCTGACGCCGGGGCTGAGCTTCCAGGTGGCGCGGCCCGATGCGATCCGGGACAAGCGCGCGGAGCTGACGGATTTCATCCGCCGCCTCACCGCCGCGCGGGCGTGGTCGCTGAATAACATCGACAGCTATGCCGCGAATTGGGGCAGGCTGATGAACATCCCGACATCAGTGCCGCAGAATTGGCTATCGCGCGCAAAGATCCGCATCGCGCCGATCGACGACGGCGTGGTCGCCGACGAGCAGAGCACGATCGATCTCTATTTCCGCTGGGGCCTGATCAAGCAGAAGCTCGATGCGCGCGACATCGTGGATCGCTCATTCACGGATGCGATTGCGAAAGCGGGGTTGTAG
- a CDS encoding CmcJ/NvfI family oxidoreductase — protein MGLQETKIESLPFVTAELNYLVPVTTKPRTYAFDPPPGEPKSTALAEPHQVPIFDARLIAQNFSLDREGFALVRHPTRVKDFYDDDEVRAVYYPAVEAFLRATLRADRVVIFDHTVRKRVEGAPDIRDGGPRQPATRVHVDQTDVSGANRVREHLPDEAEELLKGRVQVINLWRPIRGPLRDSPLAMADGTTVAPDDLVASDLIYPNRSGETYSVKYNPNHRWFYFPEMTPDEALLLKCYDSATDGRTRFGPHTAFVDPTTPQDAAPRESIEVRTLVFHKP, from the coding sequence ATGGGCCTGCAAGAAACAAAAATCGAGTCGCTTCCCTTCGTCACTGCCGAGCTCAACTATCTCGTACCTGTTACGACCAAGCCGCGCACCTATGCCTTCGATCCGCCGCCGGGCGAGCCGAAGAGCACGGCGCTGGCCGAGCCGCATCAGGTGCCAATCTTCGATGCGCGGCTGATCGCCCAGAATTTCTCGCTCGACCGCGAAGGCTTTGCGCTGGTGCGCCATCCGACCCGGGTGAAGGATTTCTATGACGACGATGAGGTGAGGGCGGTCTACTATCCCGCCGTTGAGGCGTTCCTGCGGGCGACGCTGCGGGCCGACCGCGTCGTCATCTTCGATCACACCGTGCGCAAGCGTGTCGAAGGCGCGCCTGACATCCGCGACGGCGGGCCGCGACAGCCGGCGACGCGCGTGCATGTGGACCAGACCGACGTCTCCGGCGCCAACCGCGTGCGCGAGCATCTGCCTGACGAGGCCGAGGAGCTGCTGAAGGGCCGCGTGCAGGTGATCAATCTGTGGCGGCCGATCCGCGGCCCCTTGCGCGATTCACCGCTGGCGATGGCCGACGGCACCACGGTCGCGCCGGATGATCTCGTTGCCTCCGATCTGATCTATCCCAACCGAAGCGGCGAGACCTATTCGGTGAAATACAATCCGAACCATCGCTGGTTCTATTTCCCTGAAATGACGCCGGACGAGGCCCTGCTGCTCAAATGCTATGATTCCGCAACCGACGGCCGCACCCGCTTCGGGCCGCATACCGCCTTCGTCGATCCGACCACGCCGCAAGATGCTGCGCCGCGCGAAAGCATCGAGGTGCGCACGCTGGTCTTTCACAAACCGTAA
- a CDS encoding septal ring lytic transglycosylase RlpA family protein, whose product MRAQTTLFFSLASFSLSTFSVAQAESGLASYYGYAKAGKGGELTCAHRTRPFGSVLRVSYGSRSIQCRVNDRGPFIRGRIVDLSVPAARALGMMSAGVVRVSVE is encoded by the coding sequence GTGCGCGCGCAGACCACGCTATTCTTTTCTCTTGCCAGTTTTTCTCTTTCCACTTTTTCCGTTGCCCAAGCTGAAAGCGGGCTCGCCTCCTATTACGGCTACGCGAAAGCCGGCAAGGGCGGTGAGCTGACCTGCGCGCACCGGACGCGCCCGTTCGGCAGCGTGCTCAGAGTGTCCTATGGCAGCCGTTCGATCCAGTGCCGCGTCAACGATCGCGGCCCCTTCATTCGCGGCCGCATCGTCGATCTCTCGGTGCCGGCCGCCCGCGCACTCGGCATGATGAGCGCCGGCGTCGTGCGAGTCTCCGTGGAATAG